The DNA sequence CCGTCGGCCGTTATGGACATCACGATGGCTCCTTTCCGGGTTGAGCGCAGGCCCTCGTACACCTCCCGCTCCCGGCGATCGAGCCCGGCGGCGCAGGCATCCCGGCGGATCTGCAGCGAAGCGAGTGAACGCTCGGCGTCTTCCCGCTCCTGCTCGATCTCCCGCCTTCGGGGTCCGGCCTTCTCCCGCTCGTCCGCCAGCTCCCGCTCCAGTTGCTCTGCCTCGTCTTCCCGCTTGCGGATCTGGTCCAGGTAGGTCAGGGCCTCCAGCTCGTCCCCGTCCACGGAGCGGTTCAGAAGGTCCATTTCCGCCCGCACGGCCGCCTCCTGGCGGAGGTTGTGCACCTGCAGAAGCCTGTCCCGCAGCATCCTCAGCCGATTCCGCTTCTCCTCGGCCGTCCGCTCGAGTCGGCGCTCCGCGACGCGCAGTTCCCTCAGCCGGGTGCGGGCGCGTTCGATCCCGGCCTCCAGTTCGCGCCCCCGCGAGTCCAGTTCCTCCAACAAAGGGACGAATCCCTCGATACGGGAGGCAGCACGGTCGATTTCAGCGTCGATCTTCTGTAGCTCCTGCAGCGATGCGTAGGTCGGCACGGCTATGGTCTCTCCTCATTGGATGCGGTTCCTTCGCCGGGACCCGGGCGATGCCGAACAGCCGGGGTCCAGTGGGATGGATCGATTTCGCGCTTCTTCCTTTGCAGTTCCTCCAGTTCGGAGATCAGTTGCCGCTTCCGCTCGTGGTCCAACTCCCTGGCGATCGTCTCTCTCAGCTCCCGCGCCCGCTCGGCCAGCGGTGCGCCACGCATCCTGCGCGCCGAGTCGGCGAGCACGCGAGCCGCATGACCGACTTCTTCGCTGCCGGCGAGCAGGCCCGCGAGCCGACTGGCCGCAACCGCCTCCATTTCCTCGGGAGCCCGCTCCAGCTCCGGGTTCTCGGTCAGCGCCCGGAATATGGCGCGGTTGGCCGGGTGGACAAAGTCCTCCGGGCCCACCGCCTCGCTCGCCCGGTCGATGAGCCGGCGGTCGTTGACAAGCACCTGCAGGAGCTGGCGCTCGGCGCCCATGAGCGGTTTCAGCACGCGCCGCACCCTGGGCTGCGGGGCGGGTACGGTCCCGCCGCCCGGCACGGCGGGCGTCCGCGCGATCTCCTCCTCCAGCGTCTCGCGCCGCACTCCGGTTTCCGCCGCCACTCTGGAGATGTAGATGTCGCGCAGCGCCGGATCGGTGGTCGCGCGCAGGGTTGGGAGGAGGCGGTCCACGGCGTCGCGGATGCCGTCGATCGAGGACAGGCGGTCGCGCCCGGTCAGAATCTGCAGCTTCCGGTCGAGCACGTCGACCGCGTCCTCGACATACCCCATCAGCGCCTCCCGTCCCTCGCGGCGCGCCACCGAATCCGGATCCTCGCCCCCGGGCAGCGTCACCACGGAGGGGTGGATCCCCGCGCCCAGGAGGACGTCGGCGGCGCGGAAGGTGGCCCTCAGGCCTGCCATGTCGCTGTCGTAGAGGAGAAACGCCTTCGACGCGAAGCGGGCCAGCAGACGGGCCTGCACCGAGGTCAGAGCGGTCCCCAGCGAGGCGACGACGTTGGGAATCTCGTGCGCCACCAGGGAGACGACATCGGTGTAGCCCTCCACCAGCAGCACCGCCCCCTCCTTGCGGATCTCGTGCCGCGCCCGACCCAGCCCGTACAGTTCCTCACTCTTGTGATAGACCGGGGTCTCCGGAGAATTCAGGTACTTGGCTCCCTTCCCCGGGCCGAACAGCCTGCCCCCGAAGGCGATGACCTTCCCCGTCAAGCCCTCGATGGGGAAGATGATGCGGCTCCGGAATCGATCGTAGGGCTCCTCGGAGCGCTCGCTGGTGGTCACCAGGCCCGCGTCCAGGAGAATGGCGTCGTCGATGCCGTGGCGGGCGGCGGCGGTGCGCAGGCCGCGCCATTCGTCCGGCGCGAAGCCGATGCCGAAGCTCTCCGCGGTATCCGCGTCGATGCCCCGCTCCTCCAGATAGTCGCGG is a window from the Gammaproteobacteria bacterium genome containing:
- the dnaG gene encoding DNA primase, with translation MIPDDQVEEVRARSDIVAVIGEHIPLKRAGKDYRALCPFHEEKTPSFYVVPSKGFYKCFGCGESGDVFSFVMKRIGLDFTEAVKYAGRKAGVEVREVKARPEYQDPNRPLYEANAFAREYYREQLADVGIGRLARDYLEERGIDADTAESFGIGFAPDEWRGLRTAAARHGIDDAILLDAGLVTTSERSEEPYDRFRSRIIFPIEGLTGKVIAFGGRLFGPGKGAKYLNSPETPVYHKSEELYGLGRARHEIRKEGAVLLVEGYTDVVSLVAHEIPNVVASLGTALTSVQARLLARFASKAFLLYDSDMAGLRATFRAADVLLGAGIHPSVVTLPGGEDPDSVARREGREALMGYVEDAVDVLDRKLQILTGRDRLSSIDGIRDAVDRLLPTLRATTDPALRDIYISRVAAETGVRRETLEEEIARTPAVPGGGTVPAPQPRVRRVLKPLMGAERQLLQVLVNDRRLIDRASEAVGPEDFVHPANRAIFRALTENPELERAPEEMEAVAASRLAGLLAGSEEVGHAARVLADSARRMRGAPLAERARELRETIARELDHERKRQLISELEELQRKKREIDPSHWTPAVRHRPGPGEGTASNEERP